The Chitinispirillales bacterium genome has a window encoding:
- a CDS encoding MBG domain-containing protein → MNKNKKRTGVLNTTKAATLTAILGLCLTTASWAAQKTVSITGLPAATATALQTAFGTPVSGDTVTVTGTFNPTTAQSITIPAGVYVIWKASISTATQSIQMFTVNGDGTFELADGGIISYNRNDTYYPLIVNGNVKLILNGGTLYSQRNDANYMLMTTATNAIVVNSGNYTGDYRRVSIGACKSFEINGGSIYGIGSNTTAGCVYNFNGGTVGTSIIYIYSSGGVYNINGGTIYGFYSQSSDNVTININGGTVTSGVNFNNIATNKVIVKGGVTGAISSLESVDIQGGRVTGTVSSSKDISVSGNAEIDGVPSAGAGALMADGNVNIKDKATVFVNSGNAISVTGQKSKVTLEGNCSVSGGGSASGISGNGSDVAVEVKGQAKMDFTSGSAIFLSGTNSKVTVSGGEIKTTSGTAIYTHGDKSVVTVSGGRVEATTGLAISNTGNGSSSNITGGTVFAYGSQIRGLRNVIDSPNFTEPTGTGTVIAFDAEKSARSYLRGDALDIVKLPLTAAASWDKGDHSDGIDYANGANTGFIEVPEVAVNKRAAAMANLTFAIPAGKVYNGTAQGIGNVTGASGVGTITVKYNGVTSTPVNAGSYLVSADVAEGDYYGSAMGVALGTYVIGKANGVAVAAPSAENRTQTSVKINPVLTPISGQSIEYSYSTIETAPAEGWQTGLTFGDLSQNTIYYFFARSQENGNYKTGTASSTAIRTLDDGGYGGPTFAVSVNSGTANKTVAAQGDAVAITAATAPAGKVFDKWTSNDGVIFANATSASTTFAMLAKAVTVTATFKNLPVNEYVITVQNDGTGTANTSANSAAAGTTITLTATAGAGYVFDAWEVVNGGITLDNASAIMTAFNMPANAVTVKATFKSDGKTSIFKNADKGDANSGIKALQGGIVSNIVSQTADISVTLPNGERVSEVKVVVYDNIGNVVFERSEHGNSVTWNLTNNAGRNVANGSYLVVAEAKNVKGVAKMYSKKLGVKR, encoded by the coding sequence ATGAACAAAAACAAAAAGAGAACAGGAGTTCTCAACACCACAAAAGCGGCGACGCTTACCGCAATCTTAGGCTTATGCCTGACAACTGCCTCGTGGGCGGCACAAAAAACCGTAAGTATTACCGGTTTGCCAGCAGCCACCGCAACGGCGCTGCAAACGGCTTTCGGTACTCCGGTATCCGGCGACACTGTTACGGTTACGGGAACTTTTAATCCTACGACAGCGCAAAGCATCACTATTCCCGCAGGCGTTTATGTTATCTGGAAGGCGAGTATTTCTACCGCTACACAAAGTATTCAAATGTTCACCGTAAACGGCGATGGAACATTTGAACTGGCAGACGGCGGAATCATTTCATATAATCGTAATGATACTTATTACCCATTAATTGTAAACGGAAACGTAAAACTTATACTTAACGGCGGTACTTTGTATAGTCAAAGAAATGATGCTAATTACATGTTGATGACAACCGCAACTAACGCAATAGTTGTTAATAGCGGTAATTACACCGGAGATTATCGCAGGGTATCAATAGGCGCCTGCAAAAGTTTTGAAATAAACGGCGGAAGTATTTACGGTATTGGCAGTAATACCACTGCCGGCTGTGTTTATAACTTTAACGGCGGAACTGTTGGAACAAGTATTATATATATTTACAGCAGCGGCGGTGTTTATAATATAAACGGTGGAACCATTTATGGCTTTTATAGTCAATCCAGCGACAATGTCACCATAAACATAAACGGCGGAACTGTTACAAGCGGTGTTAATTTCAACAACATCGCGACCAACAAAGTTATTGTAAAGGGCGGGGTAACGGGAGCGATATCATCGTTAGAATCCGTTGACATTCAAGGCGGCAGAGTAACGGGAACGGTAAGTTCTTCCAAAGACATAAGCGTAAGCGGCAATGCCGAGATTGACGGTGTACCGTCGGCAGGCGCCGGAGCCCTTATGGCAGACGGCAACGTAAACATTAAAGACAAAGCAACGGTATTTGTCAACTCGGGCAATGCAATTAGCGTAACCGGACAAAAAAGCAAGGTAACGCTTGAAGGCAATTGCAGCGTAAGCGGCGGCGGTTCTGCTTCAGGAATTTCCGGCAACGGCTCAGACGTGGCGGTAGAGGTAAAAGGGCAGGCAAAAATGGACTTTACCAGTGGCAGTGCAATATTTCTTTCTGGAACAAACTCTAAAGTAACGGTCAGCGGCGGCGAAATAAAAACGACTTCCGGCACGGCGATCTATACTCACGGCGACAAAAGCGTGGTAACGGTCAGCGGCGGAAGAGTCGAGGCGACAACGGGCTTGGCTATTTCTAATACGGGTAACGGCAGTTCGTCTAATATTACCGGTGGTACGGTTTTTGCTTACGGAAGCCAGATAAGAGGCTTGCGTAACGTTATAGACAGCCCGAATTTCACCGAACCTACGGGCACAGGCACGGTAATCGCCTTTGACGCGGAAAAGAGCGCGCGCTCATATTTGCGCGGCGACGCACTCGACATAGTTAAACTTCCTCTTACTGCGGCTGCTTCATGGGATAAGGGCGATCATTCGGACGGTATAGACTATGCCAACGGAGCGAATACAGGCTTTATAGAAGTTCCCGAAGTGGCGGTAAACAAACGCGCGGCTGCTATGGCTAATCTGACCTTTGCCATCCCCGCAGGAAAAGTATATAACGGCACTGCTCAGGGAATCGGAAACGTAACCGGAGCGTCTGGCGTAGGCACGATTACCGTTAAATATAACGGAGTAACAAGCACGCCCGTCAACGCAGGAAGTTATCTGGTCAGCGCGGACGTTGCGGAGGGAGATTACTACGGCTCGGCAATGGGTGTCGCACTTGGAACTTATGTTATAGGTAAGGCAAACGGCGTTGCGGTTGCGGCTCCTTCGGCAGAAAACAGAACGCAGACAAGCGTAAAAATCAATCCGGTATTGACTCCGATAAGCGGACAGTCTATCGAGTATTCGTATAGCACGATAGAAACGGCTCCCGCAGAAGGTTGGCAGACGGGTTTGACATTCGGCGACTTGTCGCAAAACACCATTTACTACTTCTTTGCCCGTTCTCAGGAGAATGGCAACTATAAGACTGGAACAGCGTCATCGACGGCGATAAGAACGCTTGACGACGGCGGTTACGGCGGACCTACCTTTGCGGTAAGCGTAAACAGCGGTACTGCAAACAAGACTGTTGCGGCACAGGGCGACGCAGTAGCAATTACGGCGGCGACCGCTCCGGCAGGCAAGGTGTTTGACAAATGGACAAGCAATGACGGTGTGATATTTGCCAATGCAACTTCGGCAAGCACAACCTTTGCAATGCTTGCAAAAGCGGTAACGGTAACGGCAACGTTTAAGAATCTTCCGGTAAACGAATACGTGATAACCGTTCAAAACGACGGCACAGGCACGGCAAACACCAGTGCCAATTCGGCAGCGGCAGGCACGACGATAACACTTACTGCGACAGCGGGCGCCGGATATGTATTTGACGCTTGGGAAGTTGTAAACGGTGGAATAACGCTTGACAATGCGTCGGCGATTATGACGGCGTTTAATATGCCTGCAAATGCGGTAACGGTGAAGGCGACGTTCAAGAGCGACGGCAAAACATCAATCTTTAAGAATGCCGACAAAGGCGACGCTAACAGCGGTATCAAAGCACTTCAGGGCGGTATAGTATCGAATATTGTGTCGCAGACGGCGGATAT